GGGGCGGGGGGGCTGATCGCCGGATGAAAACTTCTGTTCCTGATAATGGATCCTGATAAAATTACCTGCTGTTTATTGTTTCAGATAACTTGCCCCCTGATCCCTGCTATGGATAAAACCCCGCGCCTGCTAGCCGAGTTATAGACAGAACTATGCGCGCGCCGTATGAGACTGACAAAGAAACAGCCCCATCTGTCGCAACCAGAAAAAATGAATGTCTCCACATGAAGCCCGATTCCTGCTGAAATCAAATTCCTGTGCTGTCTCCTTACCACGGGCTTACTGTCTGCTAAGTCCAAGCCTTCAAGATAGAAAGACTCCTACTTCTTTCGCCCGAACAGTCATAACTGCGACGAGTATATCAGTTCTTTCGTATTTCTCAGTTATATCCGCAAATTCCCCGACCTACCAGACTTTGACAATGTTACGGGAAAGGAATGGGACACCATAGCTAAGGCCTATTTAAGACTCGTCGAATTAATTAAATGTTCGGGAATAAAAGGAGATATGCTTAAGTGAACAGGATATTGTAACTTGGACCCGAGGAATGATGTATTCGATGTTCGCATGTGCGATTAGTGTAGTTGAATCATGTATCTCACCCGAAATTCTCTTATTGAATGCTCGGTATTGGCATAACGATTCCTACTAAAGTTCTATGGCCGTAAATTGCTTCAACCATCCAAAGTCAGTCAGCATTGAGCTCAATACGAACTTGTACAATCTATAGCATATTGATCACGATTAGATATTCTGTAAAGCAtatttgattttcaataaaggagCTTTAtctaaaaaaacaagaaaaaaaaaaaaaaaaacaaaaaaatctgttcttatcagcttaatatctgatcaCCGCTGCTCACTTAGCAAGCTCATATATAACAACTGATTTTTGGACGTGGCCTGTGTGAAAAGAAGGCTTCGCACTCCGTCCCATGGCCTAGGTTCAGCCTGCTTTGCGGATTGATAAGCAGCAACTACCAACCTGCGCAGGACAGGCGCGGACCgacacttccctctggggaagagtACAATCAAATTGAAAgtagcttgaccgttatcttcccctAACCTTGTGAGCTTGTTAGTTGTTTCCACAAATTACGACACAATAAGAcaagacacggccggctgtgagttgaagcaagtgacggaggacggacaaggaagcaaccacaagggatcagcgcgcagaGGGCTCCGTGATGCGGTGGCCGGCTGCGTCAGAAAAAAGTTCCTACTTAACCTGACGCGTGAGGCGCTGCCGTGATCAACGGTATGGCCTGTACTTGTGTcatctcaaggtgaggccctttcattgcacttcgatcgggtatGAGACAACACCGTGTTTAGACGATTTACcacccaaatgtgggtaactctgagcgtataatttctgggtAGGGGGAGTGGGGACCTGctgttcgcgctagtcccccgCCTCTTTCGCTCGTCTAGCTacgctaacctgtttgttttgtgtgatttggatgcaccgcggctggtgccgGTTGCCAGTTGAGCTGTGCAATGCTGTGCTGaatgctgtgctgtgctgtgctgtgctgtgctgtgctgtgctgagctgagtcagtggtgtttgatatgttccatgttgtttttatgttgcagagaggaggaagcatGACTCGGcgtgattttgttgcgtacaacgaggaggaagaatgtaacgtAATCCGTGGGGCATTGTATTTTCTCTTACGAGATCAAGAAACACTATAGCAGTCTTCAAATAgttaagtagtgatgctttatagtagcgaatATATGTTGAAAGTGTTCTCACTGcaccaccgatcatgttagttaagggCAGGCAGGCCGGTTATTTGCGTGGCCTATCCGGCAGGAACAATTGTGTCAATTTGAAGGTATTGTGTCGTtaatcgtttgttgcaaaatgggttctatgtgagcgtatcaTTCTGTTCTTGGGGTGTCCCGCTTGAAAgtaagacaagcttggttacgtgacatcgCCAAAGAATTAAAGGTTTTGACAACCTCTTCTTTGTTGTGCTGTCCGGGTGTGTAcggccattgccacggacactccagaTGCAGTGTTTCTGTTAATTTGAATGTgctttatttgtcttgtctgtgcttatGCGTTTGCTGAGACTAAATTGTGTTTCAATTTGCTGTCACAAATAGTCCCAACGTTAATGGCATTGAAGGCCACGCGCAgatatcacgctagcgcgcgcgtccattgcaagtgactgcaaaaaggagatttgatttgagaaacaactggcgcttgcttgcttgcctgcttgcttgcttgcttgcttgcctGCTTGCTTGcctgcttgcacgtcggaaaaaatgttttctacaagtaaaatgagttaatacagtgagttatcgttgtgtaatagtatAAATGTcggggtgatggcaggggacaaaacaaggaagcctactaCACAAGGGGGTATTCCGCAGGGCGGTCACCCATCCCAAGTAGCTAACCCCAACGCCCCGCAGAGCTTAACTTCGTTgtatcggacgagaaccggatgttttccctgtggtatggtcgtagaccaagggaaatcatcgcgaaaatttgctctcttataaggggaattgcaAAGCGAGTGGTTACTtttctagttgtttggttggtggctgtcgagcaacacagggatcAGTGACCACGTGCCGTCAGAAGGAAATGGCTTGCTGggtgtgttgttgcacttgacAGGCTTGCATTTCTGGGCAAGGCAAAGGTCGgcgtctgcaatagcaccacccaTACTCTTCTGTGCAGGATCCGTGCAGCACTCttgctggcgtgggccattttgggcatcgcttctcggcctgtTGGCTATGATCAGGTGTAGTATCTgtttcttatcagcttaatatctgatacgctgctggGCCTAGTGAGCAGCTCAtgatattaaactgatttttggaaccgggctgtggacgagaggcttgcctcgtcccatcCACGGTTTGCCAATCGGTATCGCCCTACCGACTCCaggcgcggcccacttcccatctggggaagaaacaatcaattgaaaagagcttgaccgttatcttccctaaccttgtggcttgttgttgtttccacagacacacagacaagACACGGCCTCGGCTTGTGAGTTGacgcaagtgacggaggacggacacgGAAGCACCAaccaagggatcagcgcgcaagctccgtaatgcggtggcaggctagcgtcagaaaagttcatacctTACCTGACAGCGTGCGGCGACTGTGATCAAGTATgacagtcctctcaaggtgaggtcCCATTTACAAATTGCACTTTCGATCGGGTTTTGACCcattgcgattaccccaaatgtgggtaaacTCTATATCGTATAattttctggtagtggggacctgcggtcgcgctagtccccgcctctttctcgctagctagcctAACACTGTTAGtggttttgtgtgatttggatgcaccggcggctggtgctgttgcagttgagctgtgctgtgctgtgctgtgctgtgctgttcTGTGCTGTGTTGTGCGGTGCTgggctgtgctgtgctgagtccatggtgtttgatgttccatgttgtttatgtttcaGAGCaggaggaagcatgactggcttgattttgttgcgttcACGAGGAGGAAAGAATGTAAACTAATCCGTGGGTtccattgtattttctctacgagataaagaaacgatagagtcttcacaATAggaagtagtgatgctttatagtagcgatatatgtttgaagtgttctcctccaaccgatcatgttagttaagcaggcaggccgtttgtgcgtggacTGACGGCAGGaacatttgcaatttgaaggttttgtgtcgttaacgtttgttgcaaatgggttctatgtgagcgtgtaattctgtctgtgtccctcttgaaaggaagacaaggttggttacgtgacatgcaaaagatttaggttgtgacactcttctttgttgttgtgtgtgtgtcttccattgccacggacactgcattgcagtgttctgtggactttgaatgtgttttatttgtcttgtctgtgctttgcgttggctgtagaattgtgtttttgatgtcacaaatgtcaaacgttaatggaattgaacagcacgcgcagttatcacgctagcgcgcgcgccattgcaagtgactgcaaaaaggagatttgatttgagaaacaactggcgcttgcttgcttgcttgcttgcttgcttgcttgcttgcttgcttgcttgcttgcttgcacgtcgaaaaaaaatgttctacaagtaaattgagttaatacagtgagttatcgttgtgtaatagttaaatgtcgggtgatggcaggggacaaaacaaggaagcctacgacacggggtattcccaggcggtcacccatccaagtactaaccccgcccgacagagcttaacttcggtgatcggacgagaaccggtgttttccctgtggtatggtcgtagacaaggaaatcatcgcgaaaatttgctctcttataaggggaattgaaagagagggttacttgtctagttgtttggttggtggctgtcgagcaacacagggagcagtgaccactgccgtcagaaaggaaggcttgctgttgtgttgtttgcacttgcaggctggcattcctgggcaaggcagtcgggtctgcaatagcaccaccatatcttctgtgcaggagccgtgcagcactctggctggcgtgggccatNNNNNNNNNNNNNNNNNNNNNNNNNNNNNNNNNNNNNNNNNNNNNNNNNNNNNNNNNNNNNNNNNNNNNNNNNcgctgctcattgagcagctcatatattaaactgatttttggaaccgggctgtggaaaagaggcttgcctcgtcccagccacgggttgcctcggtatagcactacctccgaggcgcggcccacttccctctggggaagaaacaatcaattgaaaagagcttgaccgttatcttccctaaccttgtggcttgttgttgtttccacagacacacagacagacacggccggctgtgagttgagcaagtgacggaggacggacaaggaagcaccacaagggatcagcgcgcaagctccgtaatgcggtggcaggctgcgtcagaaaagttcatacttacctgacgcgggaggcactgtgatcaaggaggcagtcctctcaaggtgaggccctttcattgcacttcgatcgggttgacccttgcgattaccccaaatgtgggtaactcgagcgtataatttctggtagtggggacctgcgttcgcgctagtccccgcctctttctcgcttgctagctaacctgtttgttttgtgtgatttggatgcaccgcggctggtgctgttgcagttgagctgtgctgtgctgtgctgtgctgtgctgtgctgtgctgtgctgtgctgtgctgtgctgtgctgtgctgagtcagtggtgtttgatgttccatgttttttatgttgcagagacgaggaagcatgactggcttgattttgttgcgtacacgaggaggaagaatgtaactaatccgtggtcattgtattttctctacgagataaagaaacgatagagtcttcaaatagtaagtagtgatgctttatagtagcgatatatgtttgaagtgtttctcctcccaccgatcatgttagttaagcaggcaggccgtttgtgcgtggcctgccggcaggaacaatttgcaatttgaaggttttgtgtcgttaacgtttgttgcaaatgggttctatgtgagcgtgtaattctgtctgtgtccctcttgaaaggaagacaaggttggttacgtgacatgcaaaagattaggttgtgacactcttctttgttgtgtgtgtgtgtctgccattgccacggacactgcattgcagtgttctgtggactttgaatgtgttttatttgtcttgtctgtgctttgcgttggctggagaattgtgtttttgatgtcacaaatgtcaaacgttaatggaattgaacagcacgcgcagttatcacgctagcgcgcgcgccattgcaagtgactgcaaaaaggagatttgatttgagaaacaactggcgcttgcttgcttgcttgcttgcttgcttgcttgcttgcttgcttgcttgcttgcttgcttgcacgtcgaaaaaaaatgttctacaagtaaattgagttaatacagtgagttatcgttgtgtaatagttaaatgtcgggtgatggcaggggacaaaacaaggaagcctacgacacggggtattcccaggcggtcacccatccaagtactaaccccgcccgacagagcttaacttcggtgatcggacgagaaccggtgttttccctgtggtatggtcgtagacaaggaaatcatcgcgaaaatttgctctcttataaggggaattgaaagagagggttacttgtctagtttgctggttggtggctgtcgagcaacacagggagcagtgaccactgccgtcagaaaggaaggcttgctgttgtgttgttgcacttgcaggctggcattctgggcaaggcagtcgggtctgcaatagcaccaccatatcttctgtgcaggagccgtgcagcactctggctggcgtgggccatgtgggccattttgggcatcgcttctcggccttttggctaagatcaagtgtagtatctgttcttatcagctaatatctgatacgccgctgctcattgagcagctcatatattaaactgatttttggaaccgggctgtggaaaagaggcttgcctcgtcccagccacgggttgcctcggtatagcactacctccgagcgcggcccacttccctctggggaagaaacaatcaattgaaaagagcttgaccgttatcttccctaaccttgtggcttgttgttgtttccacagacacacagacagacacggccggctgtgagttgagcaagtgacggaggacggacaaggaagcaccacaagggatcagcgcgcaagctccgtaatgcggtggcaggctgcgtcagaaaagttcatacttacctgacgcgggaggcactgtgatcaaggaggcagtcctctcaaggtgaggccctttcattgcacttcgatcgggttgacccttgcgattaccccaaatgtgggtaactcgagcgtataatttctggtagtggggacctgcgttcgcgctagtccccgcctctttctcgcttgctagctaacctgtttgttttgtgtgatttggatgcaccgcggctggtgctgttgcagttgagctgtgctgtgctgtgctgtgctgtgctgtgctgtgctgtgctgtgctgtgctgtgctgtgctgtgctgagtcagtggtgtttgatgttccatgttgtttatgttgcagagacgaggaagcatgactggcttgattttgttgcgtacacgaggaggaagaatgtaactaatccgtggtcattgtattttctctacgagataaagaaacgatagagtcttcaaatagtaagtagtgatgctttatagtagcgatatatgtttgaagtgttctcctcccaccgatcatgttagttaagcaggcaggccgtttgtgcgtggcctgccggcaggaacaatttgcaatttgaaggttttgtgtcgttaacgtttgttgcaaatgggttctatgtgagcgtgtaattctgtctgtgtccctcttgaaaggaagacaaggttggttacgtgacatgcaaaagattaggttgtgacactcttctttgttgtgtgtgtgtgtctgccattgccacggacactgcattgcagtgttctgtggactttgaatgtgttttatttgtcttgtctgtgctttgcgttggctggagaattgtgtttttgatgtcacaaatgtcaaacgttaatggaattgaacagcacgcgcagttatcacgctagcgcgcgcgccattgcaagtgactgcaaaaaggagatttgatttgagaaacaactggcgcttgcttgcttgcttgcttgcttgcttgcttgcttgcttgcttgcttgcttgcttgcttgcacgtcgaaaaaaaatgttctacaagtaaattgagttaatacagtgagttatcgttgtgtaatagttaaatgtcgggtgatggcaggggacaaaacaaggaagcctacgacacggggtattcccaggcggtcacccatccaagtactaaccccgcccgacagagcttaacttcggtgatcggacgagaaccggtgttttccctgtggtatggtcgtagacaaggaaatcatcgcgaaaatttgctctcttataaggggaattgaaagagagggttacttgtctagttgtttggttggtggctgtcgagcaacacagggagcagtgaccactgccgtcagaaaggaaggcttgctgttgtgttgttgcacttgcaggctggcattctgggcaaggcagtcgggtctgcaatagcaccaccatatcttctgtgcaggagccgtgcagcactctggctggcgtgggccattttgggcatcgcttctcggccttttggctaagttgcggtctgtgacgttctcgttttaTTCCTTTCAGGTCAGGATGTCAATACAAGATGAGTTCCCGAAAAGTGTGGTGTTACACTTCCCGCCAAGTGTCTACCAAAGGATTGGTGCAGCCGAGATGTTACCAAATTTGTTGGAGTCTTTGAAGATTGAAGACCTGCGCTGTGTCCAATTTCTACGTAACGGCAGAGTTCGTGTGTCTTTCTTTGAGAAAGAAACTCGTGACCGTCTCCTGTCAGAAGGCATGCGCTTTGAGGACCAAGAGATCCCTGTCACCAAAGATGGCCAAAAAGTCACCGTCGTGTACATCCGGGACCTCCCTTACGAAGTTGCAAGCGATGACGTGATCGACTTCTTCTCTTCATACGGCGAAGTCCTTACTGCTGAACGTTCCGTGTCCGCCAAGTTCCCTAACCTCTGCAATGGCAATCGGATCCTCAAAATGATCCTAAACGATGATCTTCCGTACTTCCTGTCTGTTTGTGGTTGTCGGTGTCGCGTCTGGTATCGTGGTCAACCtattcagtgtgttgtttgtcgtGCGATTGGTCATCGGGCCCAGGCCTGCCCACTGTCTGGCCGGTGCCGTTACTGTCATCAggttggccatatggccagagactgTGCGCAGGCCTGGGACCCGCTTCCTACTGTTGTTAATGTTGATGATTCGTGTATGTCTGATTCCACTATAGTTCCTGAGCCTGATCCTGTGAATATTACTGTGGACAATCCGCCTGATCTTAATTCTGCTGCCGCTTCACCTGTTCCTGCTGATGATCGTGTTAAAGATAAACCACCTGATAAACCGCCTGATCCTGTTCCTGTTGCTGATCCTGTGAAACCGCCTGATAAGACTCCTGTCGATGCGCCAATGCCCGCTCCTCCTGTTGCTGATAAGACTCCTGTTTCAACCGATGTGCCAATGCCCGCTCCTACTAAACCTCGTGGGTCCAAATCTTCTCGCCCCTTGATGTCTGCTAATATGTTTTTGTAATCATGTTTCTAGGGTCTTTAGGACTCTCGAGTTCCCAGAGTTTAGTGCTACTGGCAAAGAGTGGGACTCAAGGGCGAAAGCTTATTTAAGAGCACAAGTCAAGGCTGCGTTCATTTCTAAAGACATTGCTGTAACTAATAGTGATCTTCGATCGTGGCAAGAGTCTGATGTTCGCATTGTCTCCAACCATCTTTGTAGGACGTTTTCGGTTTATCAAGCTCCTTTGTTAGAATTTGTTCTCGGTGTAATTAAGTCCTTCTGGATCAGTGCAAAGAAAAGTAGTCCGCCTGCTTCTAAATAAGTATTTgtgtaactttgtttttttgtgatttcgaaGTATACGTGTGACTTAAGAGAACCTTAACTTTAGGAAAGCCTTAACTTTaggaaattatctgtacatatgta
The nucleotide sequence above comes from Acropora muricata isolate sample 2 unplaced genomic scaffold, ASM3666990v1 scaffold_58, whole genome shotgun sequence. Encoded proteins:
- the LOC136904795 gene encoding uncharacterized protein, encoding MSIQDEFPKSVVLHFPPSVYQRIGAAEMLPNLLESLKIEDLRCVQFLRNGRVRVSFFEKETRDRLLSEGMRFEDQEIPVTKDGQKVTVVYIRDLPYEVASDDVIDFFSSYGEVLTAERSVSAKFPNLCNGNRILKMILNDDLPYFLSVCGCRCRVWYRGQPIQCVVCRAIGHRAQACPLSGRCRYCHQVGHMARDCAQAWDPLPTVVNVDDSCMSDSTIVPEPDPVNITVDNPPDLNSAAASPVPADDRVKDKPPDKPPDPVPVADPVKPPDKTPVDAPMPAPPVADKTPVSTDVPMPAPTKPRGSKSSRPLMSANMFL